The DNA segment AATTCCTCCCTCCCATCGCAGCCCCTNNNNNNNNNNNNNNNNNNNNNNNNNNNNNNNNNNNNNNNNNNNNNNNNNNNNNNNNNNNNNNNNNNNNNNNNNNNNNNNNNNNNNNNNNNNNNNNNNNNNNNNNNNNCATCTTCCTTCTCATATCATCTCATCTCATCTCATCTCATTTCTAGAacgaagaagaacaaaaatttGATACCTCAAAATCTCATCCCTTCAAAGCAATCACAAACCAAAACGAGAAtctgagaaaaagaagaaaaaggaataatGGATCTAGCACCAGAGGAGTTGCAATTTCTAAACATCCCAAAAATTTTGAGAGAATCAATCTCAATTCTAAAGAGATCACCAAGGACGTTCTACCTCATAACCCTAACCTTAATTTTTCCTCCCTCATTCTCAATCCTCACACACTCACTCTTCACACACCTACTCCTCGCTCAGTTTCAGAACCCTTATTAGGACTCTTCCCAAGCTAACCATGAATGGACTCTTCTCCTCACAATACAGTTCTGCTACCTTCTCTTCCTCTTCgccttctctctcatctccacTACCGCCGTCGTCTTCATCGTCGCTTCCCATATACCAACAAAGTTGTTTCCTTTTCCTCTACTGTCTTCGTAATTTCCAAAGTCTTCAAGCGTTTGTTCATCACTTATATCTGGGTCACACTTTTGATGTTCATCTATAATTttgtcttcatgatttctttggttttgCTTATTATAGCAATTAATatccttctcttcctcttttattttttgctgtTATTGTAGGTGTGTTTGTCATTGTGAATTTGGTGGGATTGTGAATTTGTTCATCTACTATGTTGGCGCAGAGTGTATGTGCCCCTCAAGAGCAGCATTCAAATGGAGAATCTGGATGTATGATCAAAGAGAAAGAAATTTGGGGGGTttgtaactaaatttttttcttctttttttaatgtaattgATGGAATAGTATAATACATTTGGAAAGAAACACAAATGGTATTGGTAGATTGTAATTTGAATTGTGATATTGTGTTTTATTATGCGTGCTTCTATTTGTGTCTTTATATGATCTGCGATGAAAAGGAGAGGGAAGAGGGCTGCGATGGGGAGGAAAAGGAAAGGGAGAGTGTGTGTTGAGGGGCTGTGATGGGAAGGGAGAGGAAAAGGGGCTGCGATGGGGAGGGAGAGGGAGGGGGTTGCGTTGGGTAGGGGGAGGGCTGCGATAGAGAAGGAGATGGTGGGGGAGTATGCGTTGGGGAGggaaggattagggtttagggtttagggatggTTTGCCAGGTCACCAAAATACGGTGGCCATGTCAGCATTGTGCTTGCTGGAGATTTGCTCCGGCGAGATTAGGGACacgcttgtcaaattttaaaatcttttaaggactattttgtcaataacaaaagtCAGATACCATTTTGTCAGCGCTAAAATCTTTCGGATACCAATttggtatttacctcttttaaatttttaaatattttatatttttatttacgtAAAACCGAATCAACTTATTCAATTAGTAACCTACCAGTTGAACTAATAAACTAATGAACTAATAgtttaattgatttaattactaatttagTTATGACAACTATGCCAAAATCTAAActcataaatgaaaaaaaatattatatataacattTAGTCTTACACACATATATAGAAATTAATATCAATGTATATGctattaatatatatacatatacaatttattaatataaatattatataaatattaattatgtatgattaataattatattagaataattaataattagtcgtCGCCTATTTATAACAATGATATTACGCTATTTGCTATCTGTAAGGTCGTTGGGCTTTTCTAGAAAGTTTtacttcttaaaaaaaattaacacaagactttCCCATCATATTTGATTATTGAAGGCGTGTGCAACTGATAAAACTCCTCAGTTGTATCGTTGAACTCTTCTCGTATTTCCTTTTGAGTTTTGACTCTTCCTCCCTTGGCGgcacccttcttcttcttcttcttcttcactttcttctctGTTTCCTCTTCCATTTCACGCGTTCTTCTACGACCCTTATCATTGTTTTATTAAAGCCAGAAACGAAAAGCTGATCCCTCTGTTCTCCTCCGCAATCAATCAATCGCGCGCTTTTCCCCCAATTTCCTGTTCCGAGGGTTTTTCACTTTCAATTCAATTGAATCCCTAAAAAGGTCTTGTCTTTGACCGATTCCGATTCTCATTCGGGAAATGTCATCTTCGAGCGCAGCGGCTTTTGGATCCGCTGATTCCACAGCTGCAAGAAGAAACACCAAGCGACCTAAGTGTAGTTTTACTCTTCTCTTTCCTCAATCTTCGTTTTACTTCTTTCCTTTTACCCATTTTCAGCTCAATTTTCAGTGAcacttgtttttttatttccttgttGAAATTGTTGGTTTATCAtgcaaatatatctttttttttgttataaaataagaagaaaattttggggttttttaaaTTGTGTACGTTGGGTATGGATACTGGGTTAGTGGGCTTTCTTGTGGTTGCGGTTCATTTCTGAAGGGTTTGTATGTGTTGTTTGGTGGTTTTCCTGTGTTAAAATTTAGTTCAAAATAATACCTACAGAGTTAGTTATCTCTTGTAGTAGTTGTTTCTATGAAATTTAATGGTTTATATGAAGGTGATAAATTTTGAGGCACTGTCATCCATCAAACCTTATACTGTTATATGAGGGAGAGGCAAATCCTTAGGCTGATATGGCAATATATGATCAAATGTTTGTCTTTTACATTAATAGAGgatcaaaattaaatctaaacaGAAATATAGAcctgattttttgaaaaagttgtttCCAGAGTTGGTATTTCTGTTGACTAGTGTTTTTCATGCTGTTCGTCCTTGTTTTGGCTTAATCAAGGAGTTCTATGCAGTTTCGTAGTTGGTCTTTTCTGATTTAGTGAATTGCTTTTGTGGTTTGTCCCTTTGGGTACTGGCAGAAGACTAAACTGACAACATTTCTCTGTGGAAATTTAATATCTTACAGATTCGAAGTTTACGCAGCAAGAACTTCCTGCTTGCAAGCCGATTCTTACGCCACGAGCTGTAAGACTACCTGTTTCGTGTTTACACACTGCTAGCCACATGATTATATGTGTAAATCTACATGCATCTCAAGTCACTATTTATTTTGTAGAAACTTAATTTAAGCTCTCCCCTGCAGGTTATTTCCGTATTCTTGCTTGTTAGTGTTGTATTTGTTCCAGTTGGAGTTGCTTCGCTACTTGCTTCACGAAAGGTTTGATTGAATGATATAATGTTTTTAATGTATTCTGAAGTTGTATCTTCATGGTACTTACCTTCCTTTCCTTGGATTTATTAGGTTGTTGAAATTATTCATAGGTATGATGCAGAGTGCATACCGCAGTCAAATTCTTCAGACAAGGTAGCCTACATTCAGAATCCTTCTGCAGATAAAACATGCAACATAACACTAAATGTAAGTCTCCATGACACCAATTTGTCTTATtcatttcttattattattgtttgtaTGTTCCCATTATTGATAATTAACTGAGTTCTTATCATGCTGATATCATCTTTCTTAAACTTTGCTCTTATAAAAGGTTCACAAGCATATGAAATCACCTATTCATGTTTACTACCAGCTTGACAACTTCTACCAGAATCATCGTCGGTAATATTAATAATCATTTTTCCTTTATGCTTATTGCTCATATCTTggtttgttttcaagtattatcTGTGCCACAGGTCACATATGCAATTGTAGGAACTATGGGTAGCATTTTGGTCATTGTCAAATAGCAATACAATTTAAACATTTACTTCATACTAATAGAATTTAGTTGTCTGCCCTAAGTTATAAGAGGTATAAGTCTACATGTGCACAATAAAGTTATAATGAAAGAACAAATGGTTTGACAACTGGTATGAAGTTCATGTACCAGCTATATTCTTTGTCACCAAAGAAATTATTctttaattagaaaaaaaaggtACATGCTATTATTTAACTGACTGAAATATTCTTTTACGGTAAGAAAGTGTTATCATAGATTGTTTGATTGTAACTTGGATTCCGTTATCCATCTCTTGGAACTTTGGAGAACTATTGGAGATaacatataatttttcataTGGGATGGGATTTTAGGAGGGATTGCTACTTGTACCTTCATATTTCATGCATTCATCTTATCTCTTCATTTGTTTCTCTGTTTGGTTTTTTTGTCTCGGtggttaattttatttaatgcaTACAGTTTATTATGCAGGATTGTTTATTACAAATAATTATCATGTTTCTCTATAATTCAGGTATGTTAAGAGCCGAAATGATGAGCAGTTGAGAGATAGCGAGAAATGGGACTCAACAAGTGGTTGTAAGCCAGAAGATATGGCAAATGGAAAGCCAATTGTACCTTGTGGTCTTATAGCTTGGAGTTTATTCAATGACACATACATCTTCTCCCGTAACAACAAAAATTTGACAGTGAACAAGAAAGGCATTTCCTGGAAGAGTGATAGGGATCATAAATTTGGAAAAGATGTTTTTCCTAAAAATTTCCAGAATGGTTCTATTATTGGTGGTGCACGGCTCAATGATTCCATACCAGTAAGTATTTATGTGAAGTCATGTTTTGATTGAATTAAGCATACACACACAAAAATACAAACACAAACATGCACATATTATCCATGTAATATAGAGGctgttttgaacttttgatgGGTTTTGAGTTATGGCATTGTCTATCACTGCATGTGCTTTTGTGTTAAACTTGCATCTTTACTTTTGCATCCACAAAGAGGATTGTCTTTGATAAATATTTCTctccaaaatatataaattgagttCCATAAgcatttataattaatatttatacatattacaTTCACTTTAAAACTACACATCAACTGCTGTAAACCACCAAAACATTTATTGTCTCTgaatttaagtttattttttcaacaaataaattaaagagaaaattcCCAAAAATGGTCTTTAAGGAACTTTGCATTGGACtaatttgtctttttatttttattagggaCAAATATGTTTGATTCTTAAAAGTTTAGGGATTAACTCCTGTCGTTTTTTCAGGCGCTTATTTGTCCAATGCAAAATTCTTTTAAGGATCATTCTGGGGTTTACTCTAAAtgataattgattttaaaatttacacaactttttaaaaaaattatggataGTATATTGATGATACAATTACAACTAATTTACTGTTAATATTAGTTATACCAATCCTGCTATTCcacaatttttaatttatttcgtTAAAATCGAACAAGGTTTAATACAAATTTGGTAAATTATAACCACGAAATATGCAATGAGCCGCTGAAGAGGTTGAATATAGTTATAATATTTGCAGTTATATTGTTCTGTTGTTATCCTTAAAATTGTATCACTTGAGTAAAGCAACCCCATATATAGTTGTATACATTGTAGATTGTCGTTGGAGTTGTGTTGCCACACCGCTCAAATCTGTATTTCAGACTTAATATACTTCTCTTTCATTTCAGTAACTATTATATTCTAATTGTCATCTTATGTAAGTTTGCTGTTAGCAATAACTATCAGTGCATGTATGAGATATATGGCTCACCCTTGTTCTTTTATGAGCAGCTGAGTCAGCAGGAGGATCTTATTGTTTGGATGCGAACTGCTGCACTTCCAACTTTCAGGAAGTTGTATGGCAAGATAGAGGTGGATCTGAATGAAGGTGATACAATTAGTGTGATACTGAAAAATAACTACAACACTTACAGCTTTAGTGGCAAGAAAAAGCTCGTACTGTCAACCACCGGTTGGTTGGGTGGGAAGAATGACTTCCTTGGCATTGCTTATCTCACTGTTGGAGGATTGTGCTTCTTTTTGGCTATGGCCTTCACCATTATCTACTTTGTCAAGCCAAGGTAATATTTGAATTTCTCAGCTGCTTTTAGCCATGGAATTAAAGTTACTTTCAAGAAAGGGTTGTTTATGGGGTGACATGGGCTTTCTTATTTTCTTGCTTGATTTCTTACACATGTTTTCGCCAAAATGATGTTAGATGCATCTGATCATTGCATGCGATAGTGTTTCACAAATCCCTGGTTATGCATTTGTCTAGTGGCTCCCTACTGACAGATGCAGAATATTACTATTAGGTTTTAGCATTCAACTTCAACCACTTTCTTCTAATACTGTAACTGGTGAATACATGGAACCTATATAATGTTTTAGTGACTTGTATGGTAAGGTGTTGCaaattttctgcactttctattttcttctatGGGAATAAGACCTCTGACTTGTGGAAAGCAAGGATGAAAAATTCATCATTTCCAGTCCGCAAAAGGAAAAACCTCGTGATTAGTGATGAAAAAACACTGTTTAAAAGTTGTATTAATTAAAAAGTCGTCCGGTCTATTAAAATGCCCTGACAATTTTGCACGATTAATTCCTTGTTCAGTTGTTTCATCTACTTGGGTATGTATCCGTTGTACAAGTCAAAATTCATACCCATTAgctttttagttatttattagattagataaattaaagtgcagttttaatttttgaatgttGACCCTAACCTATGTATCTGCATATGTAGGCAACTTGGAGATCCATCGTATTTGTCATGGAATAGGAACCCAGGAGGGCACTGAGATTAAAGAACTAGTTATGCCGAATGATGCTTTGTTTTCATCCAAGAATGCAAACATTTGTTATTAATACTGTAGTGCTTGTAATTTTTGTACATCTGTTACTAATTAATAGTGCAGCACTTGTTGAGTTAGGTATTGGTGCCACTCAAACTGAAGCCaaaatgaattattttattattttatttgtggtGGTGTGTATCAAAATTGAAATATCATGCTCCCTAGCTAAATAGGGTCCAATATACTTGCTAGTTGATTTGCGTACAACTATACACCTGGCCGTCTAGGTCAAATTGCTCTACTAGCGTTTTTTCCAAGAGTTCCTATGCCGTTTCGGTCTTAATCGGTCAATGTTTGacttttgtcaattttttttttttaatcggTCAATGTTTGacttttgtcaattttttttttttaatcggTCAATGTTTGacttttgtcaaatttttttttttttaatttgtcatGAGAGTTTTTTTATGGAACTGTTGAGGTTTAGGAAAATCTTTGatagtttaaaactttaaaggGATGTGTCAAATTTATTCTCTTGAAATTGTGTTtatatatgaaataaaaaattaatttcatctGATGGAAAGTAAGTTGAAATTTTGTCAATTTACGATTGGAGGATTATTAGTCCAATGGATATAGTTGGTGGATTAGCTTTAGCACGTAAGAAGGGTATAACAGTTGAGATTCTTGTTAAAAAAGTTTGATAAATGATCTTGCTTTGAACTGTTCTTAGGAGTTTATTGGGGTATATTTAAAGAATTTGGTTCCTCTAAATTGTGAATTTTTACTTTAGAAGGTAAAGTATAATCTTCTATCATTgaatgatttttcttttatatttatttttggtcccaCTTATGAAGTAGATGGTGAAAGATCACATTTtattctctaaagtgaaatttaaaatttagagaaccCAAATCCATGTTTAAATAGTTTGAATGGGATTCGATCTATCCAATATATagaacttttttcttttgtacgTTATCTTGGAAAGGTTGTAATTATGGGTGATTTTAATGCTATAATGAGTCTCGATAAGAAGGAATGAGGGGGATTAAAATCAGTTTCATCTATTTCTgaatttatgaattttattgatGGTGGTGGACTGAAAGACTTGGGTATGATTGGGAGAAAGTTTACTTGAACTAATAGGCAATGAGGGCAGGATAAAATTAAGGAGCGACTTGACCGTGCACTTGCAAACGGTGAGCGGATGGATTATTTTCCGCTGGTCTTGCTGTCTTGGCTTGCAGAAAATGGTTCAGATCATGGGTCTATCCTCCTTGATACAAATCCGGAATCTAAACAGAGGTttaagttttaggggaggtacGGGTAATTATCACTAAAGCTTGGAAGAAATAGGTGGATAGTTTAACAATGTTTGTTTTGGctcaaaaattaaagtattgtGGGCACCGTATTGTTCAATGGCAGCaacataacaaatttaattcGAAGAAGAACATTGGTGAACTCACATCTCAACTTGAAATCCTCAAAGAGGAGGATATTGCAGGAGGAGAACAGATTGAAGTCTTGAAAAATAAACTTGAGAATGCTTACTCTAGGGTAGAAAACTATTAGAGGTAGAAATCTTGTGTAAAGTGACTAAAAGAAGGGGACAAAAATACAAATTTCTTTCACTAATCATTCCAATCCAGAATGtagagaaataaaatttagaaactGAAAAAGAATGATGCTGCCATCCATAAGAAAATTGCACAAGTAGCTGAAACATACTTCAAGGATATCTTCATATTGATTGACCAAGCTAATGTAGCACATGCATTTGaagattttgaaactaaaaattcaGCAACCATGAACAGAAAATTAACTAGACCGGTTAGTTTTGATGAGGTAAAACGTGCGATCTTTAGTGTTCACCCTCAGAGCGCTCTGGTGATGACGGATTTACGACTAAATTCTTTCAATTCTATTGGAGTTTAATAGGGGAGAATGTTTTCAAGGTTGTCTGCAGTTTCTTTGTCAGTGATAGACTATTCAAGAGCTTAAACCATACACAAATTTGTCTCATTCCAAAAATTCCTGATGCAAAGGATATGACACAGGTTAGACCCATCAGCCTTTCCTCAAttgtgtataaaattatttctaaagtACTAGTCCATCGGTTATAAGAATTTATGACTTCGTTGATTAGCCCTAATCAGAGTGCCTCTATTAAGGGTAGATTGATTTCAGACAATGTCTTAATCACTCATGAATGTATGCACTATCTAAAGACAAAGAAGAAGGGTATATCGACTAAAATGGCTATTCAATTGGAATGAG comes from the Arachis duranensis cultivar V14167 chromosome 7, aradu.V14167.gnm2.J7QH, whole genome shotgun sequence genome and includes:
- the LOC107458731 gene encoding ALA-interacting subunit 3 is translated as MSSSSAAAFGSADSTAARRNTKRPKYSKFTQQELPACKPILTPRAVISVFLLVSVVFVPVGVASLLASRKVVEIIHRYDAECIPQSNSSDKVAYIQNPSADKTCNITLNVHKHMKSPIHVYYQLDNFYQNHRRYVKSRNDEQLRDSEKWDSTSGCKPEDMANGKPIVPCGLIAWSLFNDTYIFSRNNKNLTVNKKGISWKSDRDHKFGKDVFPKNFQNGSIIGGARLNDSIPLSQQEDLIVWMRTAALPTFRKLYGKIEVDLNEGDTISVILKNNYNTYSFSGKKKLVLSTTGWLGGKNDFLGIAYLTVGGLCFFLAMAFTIIYFVKPRQLGDPSYLSWNRNPGGH